TCATCATTCCTTCGCTGAAGAACCGGCGGAGCTCGATCACACCTTGCGGCGTGTGAGCATACTTTCGGTTGACGACCCTCGATATCGTCGAAAGATGCATTCCAATGTCTTCGGCAACGTCCTTTAACATCATCGGCCGAATATACTCAACGCCCTTGTCCAGAAACTCCTTTTGACGGTCAACGATACACTCAACAACCCGATATATGGTCTGACGCCGGTGTTCGATATTGCGTAGCAGGTCAACTGCTGAGCGGACCTTTTCCTTGATAAAATCCTTGGCTTCTTTTGACGTATCGTTCTGATCGAGGAGCTGATGATACGTCTGGCTTATCCGAAGCCGCGGACTGCCGTCATCGGTGAAGTAAATGAGGTATTCGTCGTCGATCTTCTCGATATAGACTTCCGGAGCGACAAATACCGCTTCGTCGCTGGAATATCGACGCCCGGGATACGGGTCCAGCACGCGGATCTTCTTGATCTCATCATCCAGTTCGTGCAGGTCCCGACCAGTGGCTTTTGCGAGGTGCTGGAGCCGATGCGGCTGCAGATCTTCAAGGTGTTCGCGAATGAGTTCTGCGGCCAGGCTTTGACCCTCTCCGTCGGCGTATAACTGCGCGTAAAGACATTCTTTAACGTCAAATGCACCACATCCGACCGGCTCGAGTGCGAGGACCTCCTGGCGAGCGGCCTCAGCGGTCTCGATCGTGCAGTCGGACATGGCCGCGATGTCATCCAGACTCGCTTTGAGACGTCCGTCCTCGTCCAAATTCCCAATGATGCTGATCGCCGCCCGCCTTACATCTTCGGGGATCTGAAGCATCCCGAGCTGCCATTCAAGATGCTCGCTTAAAGAAGGTGTGTGAGATAGAAACTGCTCAAAGCTCGGTGCGTCGTCTTTATATTCGATCTCCTGCGTCTTATATCCGGGATCGAGGTAATCTTGAAATTCCCTGCCATAATCGATCTCTTCGAACGAATCCGAGCGGTCGACGGCCGGGTCATCTCGCTGTTCAATATCAAGCGATCGAAGTTCATCGCTTCCGTTTTCGTTTTGAACATCGGGCAGATAAAACTCAGCGTTCTCGGCATCATCGGGGAATTCCTGTCCGGAGCGGACGATGTCGCTGATCGAAGATCCGTCAGAGAAGGAGTCGAAGCCCTCGGCATTCTGATCGAGTATGTTGTCAGAGATCTCCTGTACCTCATCGCCCGGCTGTACTTCTTCAAGTACAGGGTTCGCGACAAGCTCCTGTTCGATCAGCTCGTTCAATTCAAGCGATGTCATCTGCAGCATTTCGATCCGCTGTCGCAATTGCGGCGTGAGGACCATTTTTTGCTGCAATTGGGCAGATAGCCTTAACGTTGACATAGCTTAGAGAGGAGATCGATCACAGCCGGATAAAAGAACCGAGCCATACATTCGATAACCAAATTATACGTTTTATGCGAAAAAGAGGAAACCAGGCGGCTCACAATGTGAACCGTTCGCCTAAGTAAAGACGGCGGACGTCGGCGTCTTCAACGAGCTCTGTTGGGACACCGCTCTTGAGGAGCCTGCCCTCCGCCATTATGTATGCACGGTCAGTGATCCCGAGCGTTTCGCGAACGTTATGATCGGTGATCAGGATGCCGATGCCTTGCTGCTTGAGGTACGTGATTATATCGCGAATATCATCGATCGCCAGCGGATCGATCCCGGCGAACGGCTCGTCCAAAAGGATATACTTGGGCTCGGTCGCGAGACACCGTGCGATCTCGGTCCGCCGGCGCTCACCGCCCGAAAGCGCATCGCCGCGAGTCTTGCGGACATGCTCGAGGCCGAATTCTTCCAACAGTTCTTCGAGCCTTTCGAATCGGACGTGACGCGAGATCGGAAGCGTTTCCAACACGGCGAGAATATTC
The DNA window shown above is from Chloracidobacterium sp. and carries:
- the rpoN gene encoding RNA polymerase factor sigma-54, producing MSTLRLSAQLQQKMVLTPQLRQRIEMLQMTSLELNELIEQELVANPVLEEVQPGDEVQEISDNILDQNAEGFDSFSDGSSISDIVRSGQEFPDDAENAEFYLPDVQNENGSDELRSLDIEQRDDPAVDRSDSFEEIDYGREFQDYLDPGYKTQEIEYKDDAPSFEQFLSHTPSLSEHLEWQLGMLQIPEDVRRAAISIIGNLDEDGRLKASLDDIAAMSDCTIETAEAARQEVLALEPVGCGAFDVKECLYAQLYADGEGQSLAAELIREHLEDLQPHRLQHLAKATGRDLHELDDEIKKIRVLDPYPGRRYSSDEAVFVAPEVYIEKIDDEYLIYFTDDGSPRLRISQTYHQLLDQNDTSKEAKDFIKEKVRSAVDLLRNIEHRRQTIYRVVECIVDRQKEFLDKGVEYIRPMMLKDVAEDIGMHLSTISRVVNRKYAHTPQGVIELRRFFSEGMMNEDGEEVSTRILKLRIKKLVEEENTKKPLTDEQIVKILSKEGVKLSRRTVAKYRDQMNIPGSRERRTVI
- the lptB gene encoding LPS export ABC transporter ATP-binding protein, which codes for MSPKNSPANGNGSRPADNALIADGLRKTYGRRLVVDDVRLSVQEGEIVGLLGANGAGKTTTFYMIVGLERSEHGRIILNGKDVTHLPMYLRARLGLGYLPQEASIFRKLTTEQNILAVLETLPISRHVRFERLEELLEEFGLEHVRKTRGDALSGGERRRTEIARCLATEPKYILLDEPFAGIDPLAIDDIRDIITYLKQQGIGILITDHNVRETLGITDRAYIMAEGRLLKSGVPTELVEDADVRRLYLGERFTL